In Uranotaenia lowii strain MFRU-FL chromosome 2, ASM2978415v1, whole genome shotgun sequence, one genomic interval encodes:
- the LOC129743042 gene encoding putative odorant receptor 83c: MEKCKHLSLFWKIRGTLINPAKETNQLVINLNNAAVRFLGMDVLDMKFSFVNPRFIFLLSIMFSFLYADIEAAVLAEDFGELIYNLAVLGLGIQGFAKFDAYIFKKLKMYTLINELLRNLEEFQKHVQYREIFLDSITFVMVFKKLYIYLYGGFGVVCFSFGILVSLYTGTLALTFGFQFSFLSTSGWVGYLLTYLYQTAAIVAVIVSSYCNDLGIVFMISSILALYDCIISDLRDLDGLCMVEEPETVRSDIEMKIKRIIQKHQILIKYVNQFNSTYSVYFFLSLVCLTGVMAMSLVALIWTSWYPGIVFCVVASFQIFSLCLLGTLLSLKCEELCKECYRVSWYMFGVRSQKSVKFLLMMAQNYKNISYHFGQMNMQTFVKAHKLVYSLFTMLVASRR; this comes from the exons ATGGAAAAGTGCAAACATTTGAGCTTGTTCTGGAAAATTCGTGGCACTTTGATAAATCCAGCCAAAGAAACAAATCAACTGGTGATAAATTTGAACAACGCAGCCGTTAGGTTCCTGGGAATGGACGTGTtggatatgaaattttcatttgtgaaccCTCGTTTCATTTTCCTGCTATCGATCATGTTCAGCTTTTTGTACGCGGATATTGAGGCAGCAGTTCTTGCGGAGGATTTTGGAGAACTTATCTACAATCTGGCGGTTCTTGGCTTAGGAATTCAAGGATTTGCAAAATTCGATGCTTACATTTTTAAGAAACTCAAAATGTATACCTTGATTAACGAACTACTGAGAAACTTGGAGGAATTCCAGAAGCATGTGCAGtatcgagaaatatttttagattcCATTACGTTtgttatggtttttaaaaagttgTATATCTATCTGTATGGAGGTTTTGGAGTAGTTTGTTTCAGTTTTGGTATTTTGGTATCACTTTACACTGGAACCTTGGCTCTCACGTTTGGGTTTCAGTTTTCTTTCTTAAGTACATCCGGTTGGGTGGGTTATTTGCTGACCTATCTCTATCAAACGGCTGCAATCGTTGCGGTTATTGTCAGCTCGTATTGCAATGATCTTGGGATTGTGTTCATGATTTCCTCCATTTTGGCCTTGTATGATTGTATAATTTCGGATTTGAGAGATTTGGATGGGTTATGCATGGTTGAGGAGCCGGAAACAGTGCGTTCggatattgaaatgaaaataaagcgtataattcaaaaacatcaaatattgATAAA gtATGTGAATCAATTCAACAGCACATACAGCGTGTATTTCTTTTTGAGTCTTGTTTGCCTTACCGGAGTAATGGCCATGTCACTCGTGGCTCTCATTTGG acgAGCTGGTATCCTGGAATAGTTTTTTGCGTAGTTGCatcgtttcaaattttttctttatGTCTGCTAGGAACACTTCTGTCTTTAAAA TGCGAAGAACTGTGCAAGGAATGCTACAGAGTATCATGGTATATGTTTGGAGTACGATCGCAAAAATCGGTCAAATTTCTGTTGATGATGGCACAGAACTACAAAAATATATCCTATCACTTTGGTCAAATGAATATGCAAACTTTTGTTAAG GCTCACAAGTTGGTTTACAGTCTTTTTACAATGCTTGTAGCATCTCGACGCTAG